One part of the Eublepharis macularius isolate TG4126 chromosome 16, MPM_Emac_v1.0, whole genome shotgun sequence genome encodes these proteins:
- the FAAP24 gene encoding Fanconi anemia core complex-associated protein 24 produces the protein MANETTPVRAGAVNVPFGHVIGNEKWKGSQIAQGMQGKVKLILEDGLGIVDFHLSNRTCILYISEADLVAGNAFKRRLVRFRNASSLQGIVIVEKTQISDQYFPAVQKFVVLELGMALLPVTNQEEAAQVIIQLVQEQAKDRACNPFLKKASQLLETSVFQTVQQIPGVGKTKALLLLEKFGSIHQLCNASIQELEQIVGRAVAQQIHTFVTQTR, from the exons ATGGCAAACGAAACCACTCCTGTCCGAGCAGGGGCTGTAAATGTGCCTTTTGGGCATGTGATCGGTAATGAGAAATGGAAAGGATCGCAGATTGCTCAGGGAATGCAAG GGAAAGTTAAGCTAATTCTAGAAGATGGCTTGGGAATTGTGGACTTCCATCTTTCAAACAGAACTTGCATTCTTTATATTTCTGAAGCGGACCTAGTAGCAGGAAATGCCTTCAAACGACGACTTGTTCGTTTTAGAAAT GCCAGCAGTCTTCAAGGAATTGTGATAGTTGAGAAGACTCAGATAAGTGATCAATATTTTCCGGCAGTACAGAAATTTGTTGTTTTGGAACTTGGAATGGCATTACTTCCAGTGACTAACCAGGAAGAAGCAGCACAGGTTATTATCCAGCTA GTCCAGGAGCAAGCTAAAGATCGAGCCTGCAACCCGTTCCTTAAGAAGGCTTCTCAGCTCTTGGAGACTTCTGTATTCCAAACAGTTCAGCAGATTCCAGGAGTTGGGAAAACGAAAGCTTTGCTGCTTCTAGAAAAATTTGGAAGCATCCACCAGCTTTGTAATGCATCCATCCAGGAGCTTGAACAGATAGTTGGTCGTGCAGTAGCGCAGCAAATCCATACGTTCGTCACACAAACAAGGTAA